Proteins encoded in a region of the Streptomyces sp. NBC_00258 genome:
- a CDS encoding fumarylacetoacetate hydrolase family protein, with product MRIARFNEDRIGIVRDNRVLDVTDQLTERLSPAPYSLARRLITEFAAVRPLLEQTASVAGPGDGLPLGQARLLAPVPDPAKIVAAPVNYRDHQSEMNEAYHISSLGFFLKSPSSILDPEGTVRLPYTDRRFDHEAEFALVVGRRASHVTPEQALDHVFGYTGLMDITMRGGEDRSTRKSFDTFTPLGPWLVTPDELGSPEDVGLELTVNGEPRQKANTSELIWSAARFLSYASTVTVLEPGDVVTTGTPAGVAPVEDGDVVELTVARIGRLRVAVSAEGAVPCPTSGASRGPVPPPAPSHK from the coding sequence ATGCGCATCGCCCGCTTCAACGAGGATCGCATCGGCATCGTCCGTGACAACCGCGTCCTGGACGTCACCGACCAGCTCACCGAGCGCCTCTCCCCGGCCCCCTACAGCCTGGCCCGCCGCCTGATCACCGAATTCGCCGCCGTCCGCCCGCTGCTGGAACAGACAGCGTCCGTCGCCGGGCCCGGAGACGGCCTTCCGCTCGGCCAGGCGCGGCTGCTGGCCCCCGTCCCCGACCCGGCGAAGATCGTCGCGGCACCGGTCAACTACCGGGACCACCAGTCGGAGATGAACGAGGCGTACCACATCAGCTCGCTCGGCTTCTTCCTGAAGTCGCCGTCCTCGATCCTCGACCCCGAGGGGACTGTGCGCCTGCCCTACACCGACCGGCGCTTCGACCACGAAGCCGAGTTCGCGCTCGTCGTCGGACGCCGGGCCAGCCATGTCACGCCCGAGCAGGCACTGGACCACGTCTTCGGCTACACGGGCCTGATGGACATCACCATGCGCGGCGGCGAGGACCGCTCCACCCGCAAGTCCTTCGACACCTTCACCCCGCTCGGGCCGTGGCTCGTCACCCCTGACGAGCTCGGCTCCCCCGAGGACGTCGGCCTGGAACTGACCGTCAACGGCGAACCGAGGCAGAAGGCCAACACCAGCGAACTCATCTGGTCGGCCGCCCGCTTCCTGTCCTACGCCTCCACGGTCACCGTGCTGGAGCCCGGTGACGTGGTCACCACCGGCACCCCCGCAGGCGTCGCCCCCGTCGAGGACGGCGATGTCGTCGAACTGACCGTCGCCCGCATCGGCCGCCTGCGTGTGGCGGTGTCGGCCGAGGGCGCCGTGCCCTGCCCCACCTCGGGAGCCTCCCGCGGCCCCGTTCCACCGCCCGCCCCCAGCCACAAGTAA
- a CDS encoding cupin domain-containing protein: MTTQRFDAPADPLLHALYGDLAEKDLQPLWRLHGLLTPTPAVTAVPHLWRGRDLRDLGERAGRLVPVDRGGDRRVLSLSNPGLGGLPYATSTLWGAVQYLGPGETAPAHRHTPAALRFVLGGEGVWTAVNGDPLAMSAGDLILTPSWTWHEHHNPGDTPMTWFDALDLPLVEGLGAVFFEPGDGRTAATTSPAGHSASERRFGGGPGLLPDGTTTPPPAHSPLLRYRWADTDRALAGQLSEPASQAARSGHAHIRYADPTSGRDVMPTMRCEMDRYLPGHTAPAVRRTGSSLVAVFRGSGTVALDGTHHDIEPGDLIAVPSWTAVRVLAHETLDLFTVNDAPVLEALALYRTEEVTEDAQNVADN, from the coding sequence ATGACGACTCAACGCTTTGACGCACCTGCCGATCCGCTGCTGCACGCTCTCTACGGCGACCTCGCGGAAAAGGATCTCCAGCCGCTGTGGCGACTGCACGGGCTGCTGACCCCCACCCCTGCCGTCACGGCCGTCCCCCACCTCTGGCGGGGCAGGGACCTGCGCGACCTCGGCGAGCGGGCCGGACGTCTGGTGCCCGTGGACCGGGGCGGCGACCGGCGCGTGCTGTCACTGAGCAACCCCGGCCTGGGCGGACTGCCGTACGCCACCTCGACCCTCTGGGGTGCGGTGCAGTACCTGGGACCGGGCGAGACGGCGCCGGCCCACCGCCACACCCCCGCCGCTCTGCGCTTCGTCCTGGGGGGCGAAGGAGTATGGACCGCGGTGAACGGCGACCCGCTGGCCATGTCCGCCGGAGACCTGATCCTCACCCCCAGCTGGACCTGGCACGAGCACCACAACCCTGGTGACACCCCGATGACCTGGTTCGACGCCCTCGACCTGCCGCTCGTGGAAGGACTGGGCGCGGTGTTCTTCGAACCCGGCGACGGCAGAACGGCTGCCACCACCTCACCGGCCGGGCACTCCGCGTCCGAGCGCCGCTTCGGAGGCGGTCCCGGCCTGCTGCCCGACGGCACCACCACCCCGCCGCCCGCGCACTCCCCCCTGCTGCGCTACCGATGGGCCGACACCGACCGCGCCCTGGCCGGCCAACTCTCCGAACCCGCCTCCCAGGCCGCCCGCTCCGGCCACGCGCACATTCGCTACGCCGACCCGACCAGCGGCCGCGACGTGATGCCAACCATGCGCTGCGAGATGGACCGCTATCTGCCCGGCCACACCGCACCCGCCGTGAGGCGCACGGGCTCGTCCCTCGTCGCCGTCTTCCGGGGCTCGGGCACGGTCGCCCTCGACGGTACGCACCACGACATCGAACCCGGCGACCTGATCGCCGTCCCGTCCTGGACGGCGGTGCGCGTGCTCGCGCACGAAACCCTCGACCTGTTCACCGTCAACGACGCCCCCGTCCTGGAAGCCCTCGCCCTGTACCGGACCGAAGAGGTCACGGAAGACGCCCAAAACGTCGCCGACAACTGA
- a CDS encoding MarR family winged helix-turn-helix transcriptional regulator has translation MADWPLVPDEEAFAPGSLLRTAQQVHDRLWQELVPGSCTSPQFAVLHRLALRPGIDQRTLGEAAGLDRATGAELVARLEQSGLIRRERAAADARRNSLRLTVAGDTALRACAPWVAQVQLRLTAPLGDAGTGRILRLLRTVAEVATGQPVGQELPEIVGLPADPSRIPGHLVRVAQQRHTQFWTAAVGERPTSPQYGVLYRLAREPGIDQTTLADRIALAKAPTGEIVKRLVARSEVLRDVDPGDARRRLLTLSPQGRQVLRDVTPAVLRVQEELTAELTADERRELLTLLRRITRP, from the coding sequence ATGGCGGACTGGCCGCTCGTCCCCGATGAGGAGGCCTTCGCTCCGGGCAGCCTGCTGCGCACAGCGCAGCAGGTGCACGATCGCCTGTGGCAGGAGCTGGTGCCCGGCAGCTGCACCTCGCCGCAGTTCGCGGTGCTCCACCGGCTGGCGCTGCGGCCGGGCATCGACCAGCGCACCCTGGGCGAGGCCGCCGGCCTCGACAGGGCCACCGGCGCCGAGCTCGTGGCCCGGCTCGAACAGTCGGGGCTGATCAGACGAGAGCGCGCCGCGGCGGACGCGCGCCGCAACAGCCTTCGGCTCACCGTGGCCGGCGACACCGCCCTGCGGGCCTGTGCGCCCTGGGTGGCCCAGGTGCAACTGCGACTGACCGCCCCGCTGGGTGATGCCGGGACCGGGCGGATTCTGCGGCTGCTGAGGACGGTCGCCGAGGTGGCGACCGGTCAGCCGGTTGGGCAGGAGCTGCCCGAAATCGTCGGCCTGCCCGCGGATCCGTCCCGCATCCCCGGCCACCTGGTCCGAGTGGCCCAGCAGCGACACACCCAATTCTGGACGGCCGCCGTGGGCGAAAGGCCGACCTCCCCCCAGTACGGCGTGCTCTACCGCCTGGCGCGGGAACCGGGCATCGACCAGACCACGCTGGCCGACCGTATCGCCCTGGCCAAGGCGCCCACCGGCGAGATCGTGAAGCGGCTCGTCGCACGGAGTGAAGTCCTGCGCGACGTCGACCCGGGCGACGCCCGCCGCAGGCTGCTCACGCTCAGCCCGCAGGGACGTCAGGTTCTGCGGGACGTCACGCCCGCGGTGCTGCGCGTCCAGGAGGAGCTGACCGCGGAACTCACCGCGGACGAGCGCAGGGAACTGCTCACACTGCTCAGGAGGATCACCCGGCCGTAG